The proteins below are encoded in one region of Pseudomonas putida S13.1.2:
- the surE gene encoding 5'/3'-nucleotidase SurE: protein MRILISNDDGVTAPGIAALHAALADYAECAVIAPDQDKSGASSSLTLDRPLHPQTLANGFISLNGTPTDCVHLGLNGLLPQVPDMVVSGINLGANLGDDVLYSGTVAAALEGRFLGGTSLAFSLLSRQPDNLPTAAYIARRLVEAQSRLVLPPRTVLNVNIPNLPLEHIRGIQLTRLGHRARAAAPTKVVNPRGKEGYWIAVAGDAEDGGPGTDFHAVMQGFVSITPLQLDRTFNDAFEQLDGWLEGVL from the coding sequence ATGCGTATTCTGATTTCGAACGACGACGGTGTCACCGCACCCGGCATCGCCGCGCTGCACGCTGCGCTGGCGGATTACGCCGAGTGCGCGGTGATCGCCCCGGATCAAGACAAGAGCGGCGCCAGCAGTTCGCTGACGCTGGACCGGCCACTGCACCCGCAGACCCTGGCCAACGGCTTCATCAGCCTGAACGGCACACCGACCGACTGTGTGCACCTGGGGCTTAATGGGTTGTTGCCGCAGGTGCCTGACATGGTGGTGTCGGGGATCAACCTCGGTGCCAACCTGGGGGATGACGTGCTGTACTCGGGTACGGTCGCCGCCGCGTTGGAAGGCCGTTTCCTTGGCGGCACGTCGCTGGCGTTTTCACTGTTGTCGCGTCAGCCGGACAACCTGCCGACGGCGGCCTACATCGCCCGTCGGCTGGTCGAGGCACAGTCACGTCTGGTGCTGCCGCCACGCACGGTACTCAACGTCAATATCCCCAACTTGCCGCTGGAGCACATTCGTGGCATCCAGCTCACCCGCCTCGGTCACCGGGCGCGGGCGGCGGCACCGACCAAGGTGGTCAACCCGCGCGGCAAGGAAGGCTACTGGATCGCCGTGGCCGGGGATGCCGAAGATGGCGGCCCGGGCACCGACTTCCATGCGGTGATGCAAGGCTTCGTGTCGATCACTCCGCTGCAGCTCGACCGCACCTTCAATGATGCCTTCGAGCAGCTCGACGGTTGGCTGGAGGGCGTGCTCTGA